One Malania oleifera isolate guangnan ecotype guangnan chromosome 9, ASM2987363v1, whole genome shotgun sequence DNA segment encodes these proteins:
- the LOC131164991 gene encoding uncharacterized protein LOC131164991 isoform X2 codes for MDGLIKGLIDATLGHGEEKDGESGPSSRDERSRSTWAQVVSGEQDNDEETGDIRHEYERNRHRWNTEEQRQELHEDWDAGGSRPSRRPQKAVQEVYEENEVVVKHGYSGNQCSKKDEEENNDGWETVSKKPPRRPSKVHMDHWGRYKQPLSEQEYSDEVEHGAIVEPSEEELSDLSQACKKLWELDFYRLIPGKDYQIDCGEGKKVYQKEDMAEGSLFYWLNEDVFRKPTFSRFCALLDNYNPHEGYKEVVTSQEKQEEVAFMEEISRTAPIKYLHRYLSYKGIVSENYQDFKRMMTALWFDLYGRGHTSSCSSAFEHVFVGEIKHCEEQEVSGFHNWLQFYLEEAKGRVDYQGYIFPRRHGQIIAEEV; via the exons ATGGACGGTCTGATCAAGGGTTTGATCGATGCGACGCTAGGCCACGGCGAAGAAAAAGACGGTGAGTCTGGGCCGTCGTCGCGAGACGAACGCTCCAGATCCACTTGGGCGCAG GTGGTTTCCGGGGAGCAGGACAACGATGAAGAAACTGGTGACATTAGGCATGAGTATGAGCGTAATCGCCATCGGTGGAATACAGAG GAACAACGACAAGAGCTCCATGAGGATTGGGATGCTGGTGGTTCTAGACCTTCGAGGCGTCCccaaaag GCTGTGCAAGAGGTGTATGAAGAGAATGAGGTGGTTGTGAAACATGGTTATAGCGGAAACCAATGTAGTAAGAAG GATGAAGAGGAGAATAATGATGGTTGGGAAACTGTAAGCAAAAAGCCTCCAAGGCGTCCATCAAAG GTGCATATGGATCACTGGGGCAGATACAAACAGCCTCTCAGTGAGCAAGAATACTCTGATGAGGTTGAACATGGTGCTATTGTAGAACCTTCTGAAGAGGAATTATCTGACCTGTCACAAGCCTGCAAAAAGCTTTGGGAACTTGATTTTTACCGATTGATTCCTGGAAAGGATTACCAGATTGATTGTGGTGAAGGGAAGAAGGTCTATCAAAAGGAAGACATGGCAGAAGGAAGCCTATTTTACTGGCTAAATGAGGATGTATTCAGAAAGCCTACTTTTTCTCGTTTCTGTGCCCTTCTGGATAACTACAACCCACATGAAGGTTATAAAGAAGTTGTCACATCTCAAGAGAAACAGGAGGAGGTTGCATTCATGGAAGAAATCAGCAGAACTGCGCCAATCAAGTACCTTCACAGATATCTGTCATACAAGGGAATTGTATCTGAGAATTATCAAGATTTTAAAAGAATGATGACTGCTCTCTGGTTTGATCTTTATGGCCGAGGTCATACATCTAGTTGCTCATCTGCTTTTGAGCATGTTTTCGTTGGAGAGATCAAGCACTGTGAGGAACAAGAAGTTTCTGGCTTCCATAATTGGCTTCAG TTTTACTTAGAAGAAGCAAAAGGGAGGGTCGACTATCAAGGTTATATTTTTCCGCGAAGACATGGTCAGATT ATTGCAGAAGAGGTTTGA
- the LOC131164991 gene encoding uncharacterized protein LOC131164991 isoform X1, with the protein MDGLIKGLIDATLGHGEEKDGESGPSSRDERSRSTWAQVVSGEQDNDEETGDIRHEYERNRHRWNTEEQRQELHEDWDAGGSRPSRRPQKAVQEVYEENEVVVKHGYSGNQCSKKDEEENNDGWETVSKKPPRRPSKVHMDHWGRYKQPLSEQEYSDEVEHGAIVEPSEEELSDLSQACKKLWELDFYRLIPGKDYQIDCGEGKKVYQKEDMAEGSLFYWLNEDVFRKPTFSRFCALLDNYNPHEGYKEVVTSQEKQEEVAFMEEISRTAPIKYLHRYLSYKGIVSENYQDFKRMMTALWFDLYGRGHTSSCSSAFEHVFVGEIKHCEEQEVSGFHNWLQFYLEEAKGRVDYQGYIFPRRHGQIPDSETQLLTIQFEWNGILKSVSSTLIGVSPEFELALYTLCFFMGGEDNHVQLGPYPVNIKCYRFGNKVGSVFPIAAD; encoded by the exons ATGGACGGTCTGATCAAGGGTTTGATCGATGCGACGCTAGGCCACGGCGAAGAAAAAGACGGTGAGTCTGGGCCGTCGTCGCGAGACGAACGCTCCAGATCCACTTGGGCGCAG GTGGTTTCCGGGGAGCAGGACAACGATGAAGAAACTGGTGACATTAGGCATGAGTATGAGCGTAATCGCCATCGGTGGAATACAGAG GAACAACGACAAGAGCTCCATGAGGATTGGGATGCTGGTGGTTCTAGACCTTCGAGGCGTCCccaaaag GCTGTGCAAGAGGTGTATGAAGAGAATGAGGTGGTTGTGAAACATGGTTATAGCGGAAACCAATGTAGTAAGAAG GATGAAGAGGAGAATAATGATGGTTGGGAAACTGTAAGCAAAAAGCCTCCAAGGCGTCCATCAAAG GTGCATATGGATCACTGGGGCAGATACAAACAGCCTCTCAGTGAGCAAGAATACTCTGATGAGGTTGAACATGGTGCTATTGTAGAACCTTCTGAAGAGGAATTATCTGACCTGTCACAAGCCTGCAAAAAGCTTTGGGAACTTGATTTTTACCGATTGATTCCTGGAAAGGATTACCAGATTGATTGTGGTGAAGGGAAGAAGGTCTATCAAAAGGAAGACATGGCAGAAGGAAGCCTATTTTACTGGCTAAATGAGGATGTATTCAGAAAGCCTACTTTTTCTCGTTTCTGTGCCCTTCTGGATAACTACAACCCACATGAAGGTTATAAAGAAGTTGTCACATCTCAAGAGAAACAGGAGGAGGTTGCATTCATGGAAGAAATCAGCAGAACTGCGCCAATCAAGTACCTTCACAGATATCTGTCATACAAGGGAATTGTATCTGAGAATTATCAAGATTTTAAAAGAATGATGACTGCTCTCTGGTTTGATCTTTATGGCCGAGGTCATACATCTAGTTGCTCATCTGCTTTTGAGCATGTTTTCGTTGGAGAGATCAAGCACTGTGAGGAACAAGAAGTTTCTGGCTTCCATAATTGGCTTCAG TTTTACTTAGAAGAAGCAAAAGGGAGGGTCGACTATCAAGGTTATATTTTTCCGCGAAGACATGGTCAGATT CCAGACTCCGAAACCCAATTGCTCACAATTCAGTTTGAATGGAATGGTATTCTCAAATCTGTCTCGAGCACTTTGATTGGTGTGAGCCCGGAATTTGAACTTGCTCTGTATACTCTCTGTTTCTTTATGGGTGGAGAGGATAATCATGTTCAGCTGGGTCCATATCCTGTTAACATCAAATGCTATCGTTTTGGAAACAAAGTTGGATCAGTATTTCCAATAGCTGCTGATTAA